One genomic region from Gossypium hirsutum isolate 1008001.06 chromosome D13, Gossypium_hirsutum_v2.1, whole genome shotgun sequence encodes:
- the LOC107920289 gene encoding mechanosensitive ion channel protein 6 isoform X2 has translation MQSEQVPMDDPPSKLIGQFLHKQKASGEISLDMDLEMDELQQKQTHDGILLPTVAETPSPSAAALSRVSFENSPVRRRQSKGPASTGKEETDGVVKCSSNSSFKRSEGGSTQRKSSLLANKTKSRLMDPPTPERGEPKSGKTGVGKSGQVMRSGILGKSMEEEEDDSLLDEDLPDEYKIDKLSFLVLLQWLSLILIIAALVCSLTIPYLRKKRLWDLMLWTWEVLVLVLICGRLVSGWIIRIIVFFIERNFLLRKRVLYFVYGVRKAVQNCLWLGLVLIAWHYLFGKKVQRETKSDVLRFVTKIMICLVVGVMLWLVKTLLVKVLASSFHVSTYFDRIQESLFNQYVIETLSGPPLVEIRRAEEEEERLANEVANLQKAGAKIPPGLKTSTLSSPQYKRPIGSGPIQKSPRAKSPMISRVLSVEKGEKDDKGITIEHLHKLNPKNVSAWNMKRLMNIIRHGALSTLDEQIQDSTQEDESATQIRSEYEAKVAARKIFQNVAKPGSKYIYLEDIERFLPEDEALKTMSLFEGASESRRISKKALKNWVVNAFRERRALAFTLNDTKTAVNRLHRMVDILVGIIIVVIWLLILEIASSKVLVFISSQLLLVAFVFGNTCKTVFEAIIFLFVMHPFDVGDRCEIDGVQMVVEEMNILTTVFLRYDNQKVIIPNSVLATKAIHNYHRSPDMGDAVEFCIHVKTPAEKIGLMKQRIMSYIEHKSDHWYPDPMIIFKELEELNRVRIAIWLTHRMNHQDMGERFTRRALLIEEMVKIFNDLDIEYRLYPININVCSVPPMASDRLPPKWTGPAS, from the exons CTCCCTACAGTTGCTGAAACACCTTCACCTTCAGCAGCTGCTCTTTCCAGAGTGTCCTTTGAGAACAGCCCTGTAAGAAGAAGACAAAGCAAAGGGCCAGCGTCGACAGGGAAAGAAGAGACTGATGGGGTTGTAAAGTGTAGTTCAAATTCTTCATTCAAAAGGAGTGAAGGTGGTTCTACCCAAAGGAAGTCAAGTTTGTTAGCAAACAAGACAAAATCCAGGTTGATGGACCCCCCTACACCGGAAAGGGGGGAACCGAAGTCCGGGAAAACCGGAGTTGGGAAGTCTGGACAAGTAATGCGATCTGGGATTCTTGGGAAAAGCATGGAGGAAGAAGAGGATGACTCATTGCTTGATGAGGATTTGCCTGATGAGTATAAGATAGATAAGTTGAGTTTTTTGGttttgcttcaatggttaagtttGATTTTGATAATTGCTGCTTTAGTTTGTAGTCTTACAATTCCTTATTTAAGAAAGAAACGTTTGTGGGATCTTATGCTGTGGACATGGGAAGTTTTGGTTTTAGTTTTAATATGTGGTAGATTGGTTTCAGGGTGGATTATAAGGATAATAGTGTTTTTTATAGAGAGGAATTTTCTTTTGAGGAAAAGGGTATTGTATTTTGTATATGGAGTGAGGAAAGCTGTTCAGAATTGTTTGTGGCTGGGGTTGGTTTTGATTGCTTGGCATTACTTATTTGGTAAGAAGGTTCAGAGGGAGACTAAGAGTGATGTCCTTAGGTTTGTAACTAAAATTATGATTTGCCTTGTTGTGGGTGTGATGTTGTGGCTAGTGAAGACCCTCTTGGTGAAGGTACTGGCATCTTCTTTCCATGTCAGTACTTATTTTGATAGAATCCAGGAGTCATTGTTCAATCAATATGTAATCGAGACTCTTTCCGGTCCACCTTTGGTTGAGATTCGAAGGGCTGAGGAAGAGGAAGAGAGACTTGCAAACGAAGTTGCAAACCTACAGAAAGCTGGTGCTAAAATTCCTCCTGGCCTCAAGACATCAACCCTTTCATCACCTCAATATAAGAGGCCAATAGGGAGTGGACCGATTCAGAAAAGTCCTCGAGCAAAAAGCCCTATGATATCACGAGTGCTTTCTGTTGAGAAGGGAGAGAAGGATGATAAGGGGATAACTATTGAGCACTTGCACAAATTGAATCCTAAAAATGTCTCTGCTTGGAACATGAAAAGGTTGATGAATATCATCCGCCATGGAGCTCTTTCCACTTTAGATGAGCAGATACAAGATTCAACTCAAGAAGATGAGTCTGCAACACAGATTAGAAGTGAATATGAGGCTAAAGTTGCGGCAAGGAAAATCTTCCAGAATGTTGCCAAGCCAGGTTCCAA GTACATATACTTGGAGGACATTGAACGGTTTCTCCCAGAAGATGAGGCTTTGAAGACTATGAGTCTCTTTGAAGGAGCATCTGAAAGCAGGAGAATTAGCAAGAAAGCCCTCAAGAATTGGGTG GTCAATGCTTTTAGAGAACGAAGGGCACTTGCCTTTACACTGAATGATACCAAAACAGCTGTGAACAGACTTCATCGGATGGTGGACATTTTGGTTGGCATCATCATAGTGGTTATTTGGCTTCTCATACTGGAAATTGCCTCCAGCAAAGTTCTTGTTTTTATTAGCTCTCAACTGCTTCTAGTTGCATTCGTATTTGGGAACACCTGCAAGACTGTATTTGAAGCTATTATATTCTTATTTGTTATGCACCCATTCGATGTGGGTGACAGGTGTGAAATTGATGGAGTTCAG ATGGTAGTGGAGGAAATGAACATCTTGACTACTGTTTTCCTAAGATATGACAACCAGAAGGTCATAATCCCGAACAGTGTCCTGGCTACCAAGGCCATCCATAACTACCATCGTAGCCCAGATATGGGTGATGCCGTTGAATTTTGCATCCATGTGAAAACTCctgcagaaaagattggtctaaTGAAGCAGAGAATAATGAG TTACATCGAGCACAAGAGTGACCACTGGTACCCGGATCCAATGATTATTTTCAAGGAACTTGAAGAGTTAAACAGAGTGAGGATAGCAATATGGCTCACACACAGAATGAATCATCAAGACATGGGAGAGAGGTTCACAAGAAGAGCCCTCTTGATCGAAGAGATGGTTAAGATTTTCAACGACTTGGATATCGAATACCGGTTATATCCAATTAACATCAATGTGTGTAGCGTGCCTCCCATGGCATCTGATCGGCTTCCTCCTAAGTGGACCGGACCAGCCAGCTGA
- the LOC107918453 gene encoding receptor-like serine/threonine-protein kinase At1g78530, with translation MANDLGLAFYITIGSIAFIISKIILTVLLYKRWKRKNMIYEDGFSRGKMVMFRSPLLQSLTSDVFLKKTLKLSNKDIIGAGGYGTVYRLTINETMAFAVKKLNRGPPDRDTGFERELEVMGDIKHRNIVNLLGYCTTPYYNLLIYELMPNGSLDAFLHGKARESKILDWPTRYKIAVGAARGVAYLHHDCIPHIIHRDIKSSNILLDQNMEPRVSDFGLATLMEPDKTHVSTLVAGTFGYLAPEYFDTGRATAKGDVYSFGVVLLELLTGKKPTDEAFLEEGTKLVHG, from the exons ATGGCAAATGATCTTGGCTTAGCATTTTACATCACCATAGGCTCCATTGCCTTTATCATTTCAAAGATAATTCTGACAGTTCTCCTTTATAAGCGATGGAAAAGAAAGAATATGATCTATGAGGATGGTTTCTCAC GTGGGAAAATGGTGATGTTCAGGTCTCCATTACTGCAGTCTCTAACATCTGATGTTTTCTTAAAGAAGACATTGAAATTGAGCAACAAAGACATAATTGGTGCTGGAGGATATGGTACGGTTTACAGGTTAACAATAAATGAAACCATGGCCTTCGCTGTGAAAAAGCTAAATAGAGGACCTCCAGATAGAGACACAGGATTTGAGAGAGAATTGGAAGTAATGGGGGATATCAAGCACCGCAACATAGTAAACCTTCTTGGATACTGCACCACCCCTTACTACAATCTTCTTATATATGAGCTAATGCCTAATGGAAGCTTAGATGCTTTTCTTCATG GAAAAGCAAGGGAAAGCAAGATTTTGGATTGGCCAACAAGATATAAAATAGCAGTAGGTGCTGCAAGAGGAGTGGCATACCTTCACCATGATTGTATCCCTCATATAATCCATAGAGATATCAAGTCGAGCAATATATTACTCGACCAGAACATGGAGCCACGAGTCTCAGATTTCGGGCTCGCAACATTGATGGAACCAGACAAGACTCATGTTTCAACACTTGTTGCAGGGACCTTCGGATATTTGGCCCCAG AATATTTCGATACAGGAAGAGCAACAGCAAAGGGCGATGTTTACAGCTTTGGAGTTGTTTTGCTGGAGCTTTTAACCGGAAAGAAACCAACGGATGAAGCATTTCTTGAAGAGGGAACAAAGCTTGTTCATGG GTAA
- the LOC107918454 gene encoding fatty-acid-binding protein 3, chloroplastic isoform X2, translating to MVGLGSISTPMCTTSPLPSKPNPRNNFPGKLSHPLLGFHKVHSLSLSTHFSPQKNKLTQTHFTLKASSGTADYTEEPATKVKFRTSLSVPDCSTSLSLLGTGYREKVFAIIGVKVYAAGLYVNPSILSKLDAWKGRSAAQIQDDMPLFKSFFEDPMEKSLQIVLVRDVDGKTFWDALDEAISPRIKAPTPVDESALSTFRGIFQGRPLNKGTSIFLTWPHPSKMLVAVSSDGLPTSTDATIESPNVGSALFDVFFGDAPVSPSLKTSVATGLATILK from the exons ATGGTTGGATTGGGATCCATTTCCACACCAATGTGCACCACTTCACCATTACCTTCTAAACCCAATCCCAGAAATAATTTTCCAGGAAAACTTTCACACCCACTTCTTGGATTTCACAAAGTTCATTCTTTGTCTCTGTCAACTCATTTCTCCCCTCAGAAGAACAAATTAACTCAAACCCATTTCACTTTGAAAGCTTCTTCAG GAACTGCAGATTACACTGAGGAACCCGCAACCAAAGTGAAATTTCGGACATCCTTAAGTGTGCCTGATTGCTCAACCTCATTGTCTTTGCTTGGAACAG GGTACAGGGAGAAAGTTTTTGCCATCATTGGTGTTAAGGTTTATGCAGCGGGACTATATGTCAATCCATCCATCTTAAGTAAATTGGATGCCTGGAAGGGACGGTCGGCTGCTCAGATTCAAGATGACATGCCCTTGTTTAAGTCCTTTTTTGAGG ATCCTATGGAGAAATCGTTGCAGATTGTCCTGGTGAGAGATGTTGATGGTAAAACATTCTGGGATGCTTTGGATGAAGCCATCTCCCCTAGAATCAAGGCACCAACTCCGGTTGATGAATCTGCCCTTTCCACATTTCGTGGTATTTTCCAAGGACGACCACTTAATAAAGGAACTTCCATCTTTTTGACTTGGCCCCATCCTTCCAAAATGCTT GTTGCTGTCTCATCAGATGGATTGCCAACTAGTACTGATGCTACAATTGAGTCACCAAACGTAGGTTCTGCactttttgatgtattttttgGAGATGCTCCAGTTTCTCCTTCGTTGAAAACATCAGTTGCCACTGGGCTGGCTACCATTCTCAAGTAA
- the LOC107918454 gene encoding fatty-acid-binding protein 3, chloroplastic isoform X1, whose protein sequence is MVGLGSISTPMCTTSPLPSKPNPRNNFPGKLSHPLLGFHKVHSLSLSTHFSPQKNKLTQTHFTLKASSVGTADYTEEPATKVKFRTSLSVPDCSTSLSLLGTGYREKVFAIIGVKVYAAGLYVNPSILSKLDAWKGRSAAQIQDDMPLFKSFFEDPMEKSLQIVLVRDVDGKTFWDALDEAISPRIKAPTPVDESALSTFRGIFQGRPLNKGTSIFLTWPHPSKMLVAVSSDGLPTSTDATIESPNVGSALFDVFFGDAPVSPSLKTSVATGLATILK, encoded by the exons ATGGTTGGATTGGGATCCATTTCCACACCAATGTGCACCACTTCACCATTACCTTCTAAACCCAATCCCAGAAATAATTTTCCAGGAAAACTTTCACACCCACTTCTTGGATTTCACAAAGTTCATTCTTTGTCTCTGTCAACTCATTTCTCCCCTCAGAAGAACAAATTAACTCAAACCCATTTCACTTTGAAAGCTTCTTCAG TAGGAACTGCAGATTACACTGAGGAACCCGCAACCAAAGTGAAATTTCGGACATCCTTAAGTGTGCCTGATTGCTCAACCTCATTGTCTTTGCTTGGAACAG GGTACAGGGAGAAAGTTTTTGCCATCATTGGTGTTAAGGTTTATGCAGCGGGACTATATGTCAATCCATCCATCTTAAGTAAATTGGATGCCTGGAAGGGACGGTCGGCTGCTCAGATTCAAGATGACATGCCCTTGTTTAAGTCCTTTTTTGAGG ATCCTATGGAGAAATCGTTGCAGATTGTCCTGGTGAGAGATGTTGATGGTAAAACATTCTGGGATGCTTTGGATGAAGCCATCTCCCCTAGAATCAAGGCACCAACTCCGGTTGATGAATCTGCCCTTTCCACATTTCGTGGTATTTTCCAAGGACGACCACTTAATAAAGGAACTTCCATCTTTTTGACTTGGCCCCATCCTTCCAAAATGCTT GTTGCTGTCTCATCAGATGGATTGCCAACTAGTACTGATGCTACAATTGAGTCACCAAACGTAGGTTCTGCactttttgatgtattttttgGAGATGCTCCAGTTTCTCCTTCGTTGAAAACATCAGTTGCCACTGGGCTGGCTACCATTCTCAAGTAA